A portion of the Sulfuriferula sp. AH1 genome contains these proteins:
- a CDS encoding diguanylate cyclase, whose product MMKKNVKILVVDDDPNLRKTLADILKIKGYEVIIAGNGAEAVAAIEREAISLALIDLILPDMNGLEVMERIKTTAPLAEAIILTGHASMETAIEATRKGAFSYLLKPYQMDDLLLSIRHGVDHQQAQEEILRLASFPRLHPSPVIELDPAGEITYINPAAAKVFPDLSVTGLSHPLISGLAAQIVALRENRRQCEIVHEVELGEAVYELHVSFVQEVGLIRIYALDITQRKRDEKAIHILATTDSLTGIANRREFTAILVSEVARAKRYSTPLALVMYDIDYFKRVNDSFGHDVGDFVLQALTRLVKQNIRSVDVVARWGGEEFMILMPQADRPAALAAAEKLRLAIADYRFDEVEHLTVSFGVVIFDPEDDLNSLLKRVDDALYLAKQNGRNRVEALQRETVVNPAS is encoded by the coding sequence ATGATGAAGAAAAATGTAAAAATTCTGGTGGTGGACGATGATCCGAATCTGCGGAAGACGCTTGCAGACATTCTGAAAATCAAGGGTTATGAGGTGATTATTGCCGGTAATGGCGCAGAAGCCGTTGCTGCTATTGAGCGTGAAGCAATCAGTCTGGCATTGATCGATCTTATATTACCCGACATGAACGGCCTGGAGGTGATGGAACGCATCAAGACGACTGCACCATTGGCCGAAGCGATCATCCTGACCGGGCATGCCTCCATGGAAACCGCTATCGAGGCCACCAGAAAGGGCGCGTTTTCCTATCTGCTCAAGCCTTACCAGATGGATGATCTGCTGCTGAGTATCCGGCATGGCGTGGATCACCAGCAGGCACAGGAGGAAATATTGCGCTTGGCCTCCTTTCCCCGGTTGCATCCCAGCCCTGTCATCGAACTTGATCCCGCCGGTGAGATTACCTATATCAATCCCGCTGCCGCAAAAGTGTTCCCCGACCTCAGTGTGACGGGATTGTCGCATCCGTTAATCAGCGGACTGGCCGCGCAAATCGTAGCCTTGCGCGAGAACAGGCGGCAGTGCGAGATCGTGCATGAGGTCGAGCTTGGTGAAGCGGTTTATGAGCTGCATGTTTCGTTCGTGCAGGAAGTCGGGCTAATCCGCATCTATGCCCTGGATATCACTCAGCGCAAGCGCGATGAAAAGGCCATTCATATTCTTGCGACTACTGACAGCCTCACGGGCATTGCCAATCGCAGGGAATTTACCGCGATCCTGGTCAGTGAAGTGGCGCGGGCAAAGCGCTACAGCACGCCATTGGCACTGGTCATGTATGACATCGATTACTTCAAGCGGGTGAACGACAGTTTCGGTCACGATGTCGGCGATTTTGTGCTGCAGGCGCTTACCCGTCTGGTGAAACAGAATATCCGGTCGGTCGACGTCGTTGCGCGTTGGGGCGGTGAGGAATTCATGATACTGATGCCGCAGGCCGATCGGCCAGCCGCCCTTGCCGCGGCCGAAAAATTGCGGCTGGCTATCGCCGATTACCGGTTCGACGAGGTCGAGCATCTGACCGTCAGTTTCGGTGTCGTCATTTTCGATCCTGAAGATGATTTGAATTCGCTGCTCAAACGTGTCGATGACGCGCTTTATCTGGCAAAGCAGAATGGCCGGAATCGCGTCGAGGCATTGCAGCGCGAAACGGTCGTTAATCCGGCATCATGA
- a CDS encoding cytochrome c, which yields MNTAKIVLATLLALALGAGAFVWSGIYNPGADNPHWKLTYAVMETTRERAIEQHASTLSVPANLNDPQLILKGAGQYAAMCTSCHLAPGMQDSELRPGLYPQPPDLSKVSVDPREAFWVIKHGLKMSAMPAWGMSHDDATIWSMVAFLQKLPGMTAEQYKEIVAKAPPDEDMGPMDDNSLPTSDGHTHSGHMHADD from the coding sequence ATGAACACCGCAAAAATCGTACTGGCGACCTTGCTGGCACTCGCACTGGGCGCTGGTGCATTCGTATGGTCTGGCATATACAACCCTGGCGCCGACAACCCGCACTGGAAACTCACCTACGCGGTCATGGAGACCACTCGCGAACGGGCTATCGAACAACACGCATCAACCCTTTCCGTACCCGCCAATCTCAATGACCCCCAACTGATATTGAAAGGCGCCGGTCAGTACGCCGCGATGTGCACCAGTTGTCATCTGGCGCCGGGAATGCAGGATTCCGAACTGCGTCCCGGGCTGTATCCTCAGCCGCCTGATCTGAGCAAGGTGAGCGTAGATCCGCGCGAGGCATTCTGGGTCATCAAGCATGGCCTCAAAATGAGCGCAATGCCGGCCTGGGGAATGAGCCACGACGATGCAACGATCTGGAGTATGGTGGCTTTCCTGCAGAAACTGCCGGGTATGACGGCTGAGCAATACAAGGAGATTGTCGCCAAAGCACCGCCGGACGAAGATATGGGTCCGATGGACGACAATAGCCTGCCCACATCAGACGGCCATACTCACAGCGGACATATGCATGCTGACGATTAA
- a CDS encoding copper resistance protein B translates to MKNLKPLAQILLCTLFPLSEAVFAQDPMPMSGHEMSTSGSDSDMKNMDADSMKKMGDMPGMETTTTTSKQHPPAQPAPPVGSLPSSDGSAGKSYHALGIDMDSMHMEDDPLIAKFLLDKLEYVHGDQTDSMVWDGRFRLGHDLDKLWIRSEGQRAHGKTQDADAELLWGHTYAAYWDVVTGVRHDFGAGPSRDWAALGIQGLAPYRFDVEATAYAGPAGRAAMRLKTAYDLLLTQRLILTPEIDANLYSKDDVDRGIGAGLSDTSLGLRLRYEIRRELAPYIGVNYVQKYGKTADIARTNGDPAHDVQLVAGVRIWF, encoded by the coding sequence ATGAAAAACCTCAAGCCGCTAGCGCAGATATTGCTCTGCACGCTGTTCCCGCTGAGCGAGGCTGTCTTTGCCCAGGACCCGATGCCTATGTCCGGGCATGAGATGTCCACATCCGGTTCCGACTCGGACATGAAAAACATGGATGCGGATTCCATGAAAAAAATGGGCGACATGCCGGGTATGGAAACCACTACTACCACCAGCAAGCAGCACCCCCCTGCGCAACCCGCCCCACCGGTAGGCAGCCTGCCAAGCAGCGATGGCTCGGCAGGCAAGTCATACCACGCTTTGGGTATAGACATGGATAGCATGCATATGGAGGATGATCCGCTCATCGCCAAATTCCTGCTCGACAAGCTGGAATATGTCCATGGCGACCAGACCGACAGCATGGTATGGGATGGACGCTTTCGTCTCGGTCACGACCTTGACAAGCTCTGGATACGCAGCGAAGGTCAACGGGCTCATGGCAAAACCCAGGATGCTGATGCTGAATTGTTGTGGGGCCATACTTATGCGGCATATTGGGATGTCGTGACGGGCGTGCGCCATGACTTCGGCGCCGGCCCCTCCCGCGACTGGGCCGCCTTGGGCATACAGGGGCTGGCTCCTTACAGATTTGATGTCGAAGCAACCGCGTATGCGGGGCCGGCAGGGCGCGCCGCGATGCGGCTGAAAACCGCCTATGACCTGTTGTTGACGCAGCGGCTGATCCTGACACCGGAAATCGACGCCAATCTGTACAGCAAGGATGACGTGGATCGCGGCATTGGCGCAGGACTGTCCGATACATCATTGGGCTTGCGCTTGCGTTACGAAATCCGCCGTGAATTAGCACCCTACATCGGTGTCAATTATGTGCAAAAATACGGAAAAACCGCAGACATTGCGCGAACCAATGGCGATCCGGCACATGATGTGCAATTGGTTGCGGGTGTGCGTATCTGGTTCTGA
- a CDS encoding HD domain-containing phosphohydrolase, translating to MKTVPKLLVVDDDPNLRKTLADILRVKGYEVLLAADGAEGITQAQQAFISVALIDLKLPDMSGITVMSQIKAGSPLTEAIILTGHAAMESAIEATNQGAFSYLLKPYKIDDLLQHIRHAVERQQGRQEILRLASFPRMNPNPLIELDAAGTLTYLNPAAEKRFPDLLALGMAHPVLAGLADIVSVFPQTEQPEVMHEVRIGSATYEQYVYYVPESDVFRITTLDISERKTSEFKVKKLNAMLLILRDINEYLLAPDSETALFQFVCDTLKRLEDIVAVLIAAKNKKFKPLPVAWAGIGEADFAVLQARCDDPVQSCGLFANAVEGKRPIVIEDAQTDALLADWQPIVRQWGIRSAAAIPLLADQEIIGTLLVFSAQHGTFDEEIVRFLGEVASDVAIGVHSLRLGHKLNATLGNLKKSLDSTVEAISSIVELRDPYTAGHESRVAQLACAIGKEMGLPERKLEGLHVIGHLHDLGKVAIPAEILTKPAKLTYLEYEMIKTHSQAGYDILKNLDFPWPVAQAVLQHHERLDGSGYPQGLKDEDIILEARILMVADVVEAMSGYRPYRPALGMEAALHEIDVHKGTLFDAQVVEACIRLFTEQRFEFA from the coding sequence ATGAAGACGGTGCCCAAACTGCTGGTGGTCGATGATGACCCGAATCTGCGCAAGACCCTCGCCGATATTCTGCGGGTGAAGGGATATGAAGTGCTGCTTGCCGCAGATGGTGCGGAAGGTATCACGCAAGCGCAGCAAGCGTTCATCAGTGTGGCGCTCATCGATCTGAAACTGCCTGACATGTCCGGGATCACGGTGATGTCACAGATCAAAGCCGGCTCGCCGCTCACCGAGGCCATTATCCTGACCGGCCATGCCGCGATGGAATCGGCTATCGAGGCAACCAATCAGGGGGCGTTTTCCTATTTGCTGAAGCCTTACAAGATTGACGATCTGTTGCAACACATACGACATGCTGTCGAACGTCAGCAGGGCCGGCAGGAGATACTGCGGCTGGCGTCCTTTCCCCGGATGAACCCCAATCCGCTAATCGAACTGGATGCCGCCGGCACGCTAACCTATCTCAATCCGGCAGCGGAGAAGCGGTTTCCGGATCTGCTCGCGCTGGGCATGGCGCATCCGGTCCTGGCAGGGTTGGCAGACATCGTCAGCGTGTTCCCGCAAACGGAACAGCCGGAAGTGATGCATGAGGTCAGAATCGGCAGCGCTACTTATGAACAGTATGTTTATTATGTGCCGGAAAGCGATGTCTTCCGGATTACCACACTCGACATCAGCGAGCGCAAAACCAGCGAATTCAAAGTCAAAAAGCTGAATGCGATGCTGCTGATTCTGCGAGATATCAATGAATACCTGCTTGCGCCCGATAGCGAAACCGCGCTTTTCCAGTTTGTCTGCGATACATTGAAGCGGCTCGAAGACATCGTGGCGGTGCTGATTGCCGCCAAAAACAAGAAATTCAAGCCGTTGCCCGTAGCCTGGGCGGGAATTGGCGAGGCCGATTTCGCTGTCTTGCAGGCACGTTGCGACGATCCTGTACAAAGTTGCGGACTGTTTGCCAATGCCGTTGAAGGCAAGCGGCCGATTGTCATCGAGGATGCACAAACGGATGCGCTGCTTGCCGACTGGCAGCCGATAGTGCGGCAATGGGGTATCCGCTCTGCTGCTGCGATTCCGCTCCTCGCAGACCAGGAAATCATCGGCACGCTGCTGGTGTTTTCGGCACAGCACGGGACATTTGATGAGGAAATCGTCCGCTTTCTGGGCGAGGTGGCCAGCGATGTTGCGATCGGCGTGCATTCCTTGCGTTTGGGGCACAAGCTCAATGCCACGCTTGGCAATCTGAAAAAGTCGCTGGATAGTACGGTTGAAGCCATTTCCAGTATCGTGGAATTGCGCGATCCTTATACGGCGGGCCATGAAAGTCGCGTCGCACAGCTTGCCTGCGCCATCGGCAAGGAAATGGGGCTGCCCGAACGCAAGCTGGAAGGGCTGCACGTCATCGGCCATCTGCACGATCTTGGCAAAGTTGCGATCCCGGCGGAAATCCTCACCAAGCCGGCCAAGCTGACTTATCTGGAATACGAAATGATCAAGACGCATTCGCAGGCGGGCTATGACATCCTCAAGAATCTGGATTTCCCCTGGCCGGTCGCCCAGGCTGTATTGCAGCACCACGAACGGCTCGACGGCTCGGGCTACCCGCAGGGACTGAAAGATGAAGATATCATCCTCGAAGCCAGAATACTGATGGTGGCCGATGTCGTTGAGGCGATGTCGGGTTACCGCCCTTATCGTCCGGCATTGGGAATGGAAGCGGCGCTGCATGAAATCGATGTCCACAAGGGTACGCTGTTCGATGCACAAGTAGTTGAAGCCTGCATACGGCTGTTTACCGAACAAAGGTTCGAGTTCGCGTGA
- the ggt gene encoding gamma-glutamyltransferase: MAVRYCLLVIIALFSVTARSTERPDAPEAATGLQQRQAVVARHAMVVAANPLAVAAGVDMLRRGGSAVDAAIAVQMVLALVEPQSSGVGGGAFLLYYRHGDKRVLAYDGRETAPAAATADMFLDEDGLPLSFYRAVIGGKSIGVPGTLRMLELAHVQQGRLPWRTLFAPVIRLAERGFVVSPRLHALVARDKYLPLQPAARAYFYHADGSPVAAGERLVNPQLAAVLRQVAQRGAKAFYTGKIARDIVATVHAHPTNPGRMSIADLAVYRAKVRVPVCGDYRAYTVCGMPPPSSGGVTLLQILGILQAYDVAALQPESVAAVHLISEAERLAYADRSVYLADADFVQVPVAGLLDKTYLRQRAGLIDLQYGMGTAEPGTPPGVNAADQGADNALDLPSTSHISIVDRWGNAVAMTSSIEDAFGSRHMVDGFLLNNELTDFSFSLELDGKLVANRVQPGKRPRSAMAPTLVLDRRHRLVGVIGSPGGSAIINYVVKTLIGVLDWHLDMQQAVALPNFGSRNGPTELEQGTPLAALQPALQSMGHQIKIGEANSGLHGIMRVPAGWMGGVDPRREGMAAGY; this comes from the coding sequence ATGGCTGTCCGTTATTGCCTGTTGGTTATCATTGCGCTGTTCAGCGTTACGGCGCGCTCAACAGAGCGTCCCGATGCCCCCGAAGCAGCGACCGGCTTGCAGCAGCGCCAGGCGGTCGTGGCCAGGCATGCCATGGTGGTGGCAGCCAACCCGTTGGCGGTCGCGGCGGGGGTGGACATGCTGCGCCGCGGCGGCAGTGCGGTGGATGCGGCGATTGCGGTGCAGATGGTGCTGGCGCTGGTTGAGCCGCAGTCTTCCGGTGTCGGCGGCGGTGCTTTTCTGCTGTATTACCGCCACGGCGATAAACGGGTACTGGCTTACGATGGGCGCGAGACCGCGCCAGCCGCGGCGACAGCGGACATGTTTCTGGATGAAGACGGCTTGCCGCTCAGCTTTTACCGCGCAGTGATCGGCGGAAAATCGATAGGGGTGCCCGGCACTTTGCGCATGCTTGAGCTGGCGCATGTGCAGCAGGGCAGGCTGCCCTGGCGTACGCTGTTCGCCCCGGTGATCAGGCTCGCTGAACGCGGCTTTGTCGTCTCGCCGCGCCTGCATGCGCTGGTGGCGCGTGACAAATATCTGCCATTGCAGCCCGCTGCGCGAGCGTATTTCTATCATGCAGACGGTTCGCCTGTCGCCGCAGGTGAACGCTTGGTTAATCCGCAGCTGGCCGCGGTATTGCGTCAGGTTGCGCAACGCGGCGCCAAGGCGTTCTATACCGGGAAGATCGCCCGCGACATCGTGGCGACGGTGCATGCGCATCCGACCAATCCGGGCAGAATGAGCATCGCCGATCTGGCCGTTTACCGGGCCAAAGTGCGCGTACCGGTGTGCGGTGATTATCGGGCATACACGGTATGCGGCATGCCACCGCCGAGTTCGGGCGGCGTCACGCTGTTGCAGATATTGGGCATATTGCAGGCGTATGACGTGGCAGCTTTGCAGCCGGAAAGCGTGGCGGCGGTGCATCTCATCAGCGAGGCGGAGCGCCTGGCCTATGCCGATCGCAGTGTGTACCTGGCAGATGCCGATTTCGTCCAGGTGCCGGTCGCCGGCTTGCTCGATAAAACCTATTTGCGCCAGCGTGCCGGGCTGATCGATCTGCAATATGGCATGGGTACGGCGGAGCCTGGTACGCCACCTGGGGTCAATGCCGCCGATCAGGGTGCGGATAATGCGTTGGATCTGCCTTCCACCAGCCATATTTCCATAGTGGATCGCTGGGGCAATGCGGTGGCCATGACCTCGTCGATCGAGGACGCGTTCGGTAGCCGGCACATGGTGGACGGCTTTTTGCTCAATAACGAACTGACCGATTTTTCCTTTTCCCTGGAGCTGGACGGCAAGCTCGTGGCGAACCGCGTACAGCCCGGCAAGCGCCCGCGCAGTGCGATGGCACCCACGCTGGTCCTTGACCGGCGCCACCGGCTGGTCGGCGTGATCGGTTCACCGGGCGGCAGCGCGATTATCAACTACGTGGTCAAAACGCTGATAGGCGTGCTTGACTGGCATCTGGACATGCAGCAGGCCGTCGCGCTGCCCAATTTTGGCAGTCGCAACGGTCCCACCGAGCTGGAACAGGGCACCCCGCTGGCAGCCTTGCAGCCGGCATTGCAATCCATGGGGCATCAGATCAAAATCGGCGAAGCCAACAGTGGCCTGCATGGCATCATGCGCGTACCGGCAGGCTGGATGGGCGGTGTCGACCCGCGACGTGAAGGCATGGCAGCCGGATATTGA